A portion of the Malania oleifera isolate guangnan ecotype guangnan chromosome 3, ASM2987363v1, whole genome shotgun sequence genome contains these proteins:
- the LOC131152213 gene encoding uncharacterized protein LOC131152213, which produces MAKDEWIRAAMTDDTVVVELLVRLKQSYATPPARPPAVLPPLDWGLRQPRSKLVFRCSAVLTRKDHESTRDSPTTPLSWSGGGSPCATADGGLEEFSRPANCSSAGRSKGTGTNEANTATTGRRSRRKKTFAELKEEESMLLKERIYLRKEIAALRVTVRKERAANESLKKMKLDLDLQSAKQECTTSAGREETFSSQPHQTEASPDIDHTSFSVTATQASCENFPPPDSCGDQKFVETQGSFLLPDLNMMPVEEDLSSGLETTLCGMS; this is translated from the exons ATGGCGAAGGACGAGTGGATAAGGGCCGCGATGACAGATGACACGGTGGTGGTGGAGCTGCTGGTGCGGCTCAAGCAGTCGTACGCCACGCCGCCAGCGAGGCCTCCGGCGGTCCTACCGCCGCTCGACTGGGGGCTCCGACAGCCCCGGTCCAAACTAGTCTTCAGATGCTCCGCCGTTCTCACGAGGAAGGACCACGAGTCAACCAGAGACAGTCCAACCACGCCGCTCTCTTGGAGCGGCGGTGGCTCTCCCTGCGCTACCGCCGACGGTGGCTTGgaagagttcagtcgaccggccaactGTTCCTCCGCCGGCAGATCCAAG GGCACTGGTACAAATGAAGCCAACACCGCCACCACAGGCAGGAGGTCAAGAAGAAAGAAG ACATTTGCTGAACTTAAAGAAGAGGAGAGTATGCTGTTAAAGGAAAGAATATATTTGCGAAAG GAGATAGCAGCATTACGTGTCACGGTTAGAAAAGAGAGAGCGGCGAATGagagcttgaagaaaatgaag CTGGATTTGGATTTGCAATCAGCAAAGCAAGAATGCACAACCTCTGCTGGACGGGAGGAAACATTTTCTAGTCAACCCCACCAAACTGAAGCAAGCCCTGATATTGACCACACTTCATTTTCGGTGACAGCAACACAAGCAAGTTGTGAGAATTTCCCACCACCCGATTCTTGCGGGGACCAAAAGTTTGTTGAAACCCAGGGTAGCTTTTTGCTACCTGATCTGAATATGATGCCAGTTGAGGAGGATTTGAGC